In one Cytobacillus luteolus genomic region, the following are encoded:
- a CDS encoding CBO0543 family protein, with protein MNRKSEVAFLTVSTLICIFLLPFAIVKKSFKDWVIVYLVSIIGNSMADRYLVSKGYLKYRIRPFDKKFSIHLPFDYVQYPLILLYYNQWTLNSKPLGMLLKLFPFVIPQVLIETFAAKKTNLISWRKGWSWEHSFISLVIKLLVCRAIIAFIRKTNKRTISI; from the coding sequence ATGAATAGAAAATCCGAAGTTGCTTTTTTAACAGTCTCAACATTGATTTGTATCTTTCTATTACCCTTCGCGATTGTGAAAAAATCGTTTAAAGATTGGGTCATTGTCTATCTAGTTAGCATCATAGGAAATTCAATGGCTGACCGATATCTTGTGTCAAAAGGATATCTAAAATATAGAATCAGGCCTTTTGATAAGAAATTTTCCATACACTTACCGTTCGATTATGTGCAATATCCTTTAATTCTTCTGTATTATAATCAGTGGACATTGAATAGCAAACCCTTGGGTATGCTTTTAAAACTTTTCCCATTTGTAATACCACAAGTTCTTATTGAAACGTTTGCAGCCAAAAAGACAAATTTGATTTCATGGAGAAAAGGCTGGTCTTGGGAGCATTCTTTTATTAGCTTAGTAATTAAGCTTTTGGTGTGTAGGGCTATCATTGCTTTCATACGCAAAACAAATAAAAGAACTATCTCTATTTAA